cagggttgtatggagttgtcctgaaagctgggcagcttgctacgaaaaTGATCTGAGGTTTGGTGGTTTAAAagcgagcagtggaggtgtggggaaggtcttggtgaggtgctcatcctcattgataatgtattgcaggtcacgaagaacatggcgtaatttttcagctcctgggaagtactggagaacgaagggtaccctaatggttgcagcatgtgtctgtctcctgaggaggtcattacggttccttgttGTAgcactggcagtcgatgagttgagtgtcgtaccctgttcttatgagggcatccctgagtactccAGGTGcctgtcacattcctcctcagcTGAACAGATTTGGTGTACGTGTAGGGCTTGTTcgtagggaatggctgttttaatatgttttgggtggaagctgaagaaatgtagcattgtgaggttgtctgtgggtttgtggtagagtgtggtgctgaggtgtccatccttgatggagatgcatgtgtccaagaatgagacagatagtcgagagtagtccatgatgAGTTTGGTGGGATGAAAATTGTTACTATcagtgtagttttatcagtggcTCCTCATCGTGGGTCcacaggaagaaaatgtcgtcaatgtacctggtgtataataTTGGCTGGAggtcctgcgtagagaagaagtcttgttcgaacctgtgcatgaagatgttggcatattggggtgcaaatttggtccccatggctgttccatatgcctggatgaagaactggttgtcaaaggtgaagacattgtgatcgaggataaagcggatgagttgtaggatggtgtttggagattggcagttgttcaTGTTAAGTTCTGAGGCTGTTGCagcgatgccatcattgtgggggatgctggtgtagagtgctgaaacatccattgtgacAAGGAATGTACCAGGTTCAACTGGCCTGTgagtgctgagtttctgtaagaaatccataatgtcgcgacagaagctggggatcccctgtacaataggtgTCAAGATGCCTTCTTCATagccggagagattctcacactggatcccattgcctgatacgatgggacgtcctggtgtattagctttgtgtatctttggaaggcagtagaagtcgcctacatgaaaagtacgtgggatgagggcaCATAGGGAACTCTGAGGGACTGGAACCAAAGTCCTGATCAGTGTGTCTAATTcatgggtgtgttctttggtcggatcagctggtagttgcctgtcgtgttcctggttgttcagttgtcggtacacttccttgcagtaatctgttctattctgaatgacaatggctcctcctttatcactggtttgatgacaatgttgtgattgattTTGAGAACCTGGATGGCGTTGCATTGTGAACGGGTGacgttttgctctaccttgtgagtacggctgatgaatctggcatttatatatttcctgatggtttgagcatacatgtcaagtggccctccggtggggtccaagttgacaccttctttggtcgctcctctGTGATGACTCTTCCAGTTCGTCAGTGGGCCCATTGGGATCACTACTGGCACCTTGAAATCAAATcattcaaatcaaatcaaatcacctCATCAAATCAttcttttaatattgtttaagTTGCACACATGTTAAGTCTAGTATGATCTAGCTCATTGTTTATATTCTGGCATTAATTTCTTGTGATGGACATAATGACTGAAATATAACCGCATCTTGGAACCACTGATTTGGAGACCAAAGATTTTGATGAGACACATTGATTGGATGTTTTCCATGTTGGGGACAGCTGGGGAACAATCATCCATGTGGCCATATATTTCACTTAATGCCATTCTGAGGAGTAAAGTTGAGATAAGGAAACAGGTGCCAAAATTGAGGTCAGTGAGTAAAACATTTTGTAGGAGGGTCATTGAACACTCGATGTAAGTTTGCCAATCAGGTGCTATAAATGTGAGGAAACAGCAAATTTCAATTCCTGTTATAACTATAGAAACCTATTTTCTGTGAAAGGGGATTAGCATTTGACAGTGTAGTCACTTGTAAATTGTAGTTTTAGATTTCAAATAAAATTGCTGTCTCTAATGAATTGCTTTGAGTTATTTTAAATTGACTCTCATGTATTTGAATTTTAGGGTGGATATACTCCTAAAGTATCTATCAATTCAGGTACCAATTCAGGATTTGAATGGATTCTATTACAATATTATGGAGGGGAATGAAGTCGACAGTCAAACCTCTTAAACCTGTCATATTTGTTATCTGTATTAAAATTAAGACAAAGTAATTGAAACTCAAGTTCTTCATCCCACATTTTAGAGATGTTGTCTCTGTTTTCCAAAAGATAGCAGCAGTCTCCATAACAATTTATTTTGGTCTGTGGTTGTGGTCACAAACCAGTTTAAGGCAACAAACTCAAAAGAAAACTGAAGCCTGCAGCAATGAGGAGAGGAAGAGTGCTCATTCAAACAGTTATGTTTATGAAGATATCAGTCTTAACAGTAATAGATGTGAAACAAAGATTGATTTATTCCACTCAGTACTTGTCATACATGTTTCAGAAGGCCATTTTACATATCTAAGACTACTGCTTTATAAATAGAAGATGACCAGAAATGTAGCAATTCTGGCAGAATTCAGGTATTTGAACAATTAAATTGGTTCACCGATCACCAAACAGTCTGACTCCTATGCTTTTGATGATACTGAAGTGGAAAAGATTCCCACTGTTTGAAGTTTTGGGTTTCCTTCAACCTTCAGAGGGATGCAGTTAATTATAAATATGAGAGAGCTATGTTTTTGTTAAGCAAATAAAGGATTTGGGCCAAAGGTAGGTACATAGCCTCCTTTGAGGCAATGGCTCCTCCATGGTCATTGGACGACTACTGTAGAGGCCCAGGTAAAGTTCTGGGAACCTGGCAGGGCAAATGGTGGAAttaagtctaatgatgaccatgaaaccattgtttgTTAGAAACAAACATCTGCTTCATTAATGCCCGTAACAGAAGGGACTCTGCCATCCTAACCCGTCTGTTTGACATGTGAATCTGggccatagcaatgtggttgactcttaactcttTCTAGGCAATTGAGCAATGACTACTGCCCTAGTCAGTGATTTCCACATTCTAGGAATAAAGTTTGAAGAAAAATGGAAATAAACTACACTTCAGTAATGTtctcattgaatagcagaacagtttcaaagggctgaattgacctactcctgttcctatttggtTTTCAGAATGATGATTCAATTCCAGTAAATTAACAGTGATCACAGAAACCAGTGCTGTATTCCTTGGAATTTAGAAAGTTAAAGGGTGATTTGATCAATGTTTAAAATCTTAGTGGTACAGAGGGTAGGCAATGAGGGTAAATCTAGAGTTGTGCAGGAGGTGATGAAGCTAGCTATGCATTTGCATAAATCATTGAAGGTCGCAGAACAGATTAAAAATGAATGATGAAGCATGCAATATCCTAGATTTTTATTAATAGGAACATTAATTAGAACAAAAGGAGGTTATATTAAACTTGTTTGACCTcaactggaatattatgtccaacTCTGGTGCTACACTTGGAACTGGAATGCCTTAATATCCTCTCTGAGGGGATTCACCAGAATGGTTGACAAGGTAAGCAACGTAAGTTACATAGTAAGACTAATTGGTGAGAAGTTGGGGCACAGAATAATTGTTAAATGCACACTTATAAAGAGAGCTCAGttgaaaacaaaaacaggaaaatTAAGGTGGAGTTGgtcggtggggggtgtggataAGAAGTACTTCAAGTGTTAATTATATAAAGTTGTTAAACTGAGTCCAAAGGCTACAAAAATCCAAATTAATGGCTCCTGAATGAAACTTTTATTTGGATCTAAATAAATGGATTAATGGCACAAATAGAGATTAATGGGTAATTTACTGCCATTATGGAGCGTGCTGATTGAACCTAATTGCATTCTTGTTAGAATGGACTGGAAAAGGATTTAGTAGCAAAGAAATTGAACCGTGATAAACATGTAAGAAAGTAATTCATAACTCGACAAAATATATCTGAGAAGGAAGGATTCTGGGAAGGGCATAGGCCAACTATGATTAACCAGAGAAGTTAAGGATAGCATTTTTTATTTCAACATGACAGTAGTGGTAAGCCAGAGAATTGGATAGTTCTAAAATCAATGAAAAATGACCAAAATAAACAAACTAAAAGAAAAGATTATTTCAAGTCTATCCTCAGTAATATCAAGACAGGCAGCAAGGGCTGCTTTTCAAACAAAAAATGAAAGGAAGAGTTAAGTCAAAGTGAAATAGCCTCTTAGAGATgaggaaataataatggggagccaggaaatgggagaggGACCTGAATAAATACTTGGCATTGATTATTTATTGTTTTTGGAATTATATTAAAGGCAAAATgaggagaggaaataaatacaattaTCCCAAGAGAACAAGTGCTAGGGATACAAATGATGCTAAAGCATCAATAAGACCCCTGGACCTAATGAGATGTATCCTAGAACATTAATAGTTTGAGATAATGGATGTTCTGTTATTAAAAGTCCCAGAGCCTTGTAAAACTGCCAAGGTCCGACCTTTATTTACCAAGGGAAAGAGACAAAACATGGATAATTATCGTCCAGTTTGCTTAATGTCTGTTATCTGGAAAATGTTGGGATCTATTATGGAATATATAAAAGCAGAGCATTTACAAATACATAATGGAGAGTCAACGGGACTTCATGAAAGAAGAAATCAACTTGAAAAATTTATTAGAGATCTTTAGGAGGTAAGCAGGATCCAaactctgcaactggatccttggTTTTCTGATTCACAGACGTTGATTAGTGAAGATAACAAACTGCATCTCCTCCACGATAAAGCTCAACACTACAGTGCCCCCCAACCCCCAGCATGTGTTTTCAGTCCCttaatgtactccctgtacagccacaactgtGTAGCCAACTTTTGAATAACCAACGTCAATATGTTAGCTGATGACACAGTAGTAGGACAGATATCAAACAacaagtcagaatacagaaagaagatagagggcttggtgcTGTGGTGCAATGAAAACAACTTTCTTAATGatggcaaaactaaagaactgattgTGGAGTTTAGGAAGAAGGGAGGAGAAAAGTACCTCATCTACATCAACGGAACTGAGGTTGAATGTGTGGACAGTATCAAGTTCCTTGAAGTGGTGATAACCTACAACCTGTTCTGGTCTTCCCATGTcgatgtgatggtcaagaagaCACAACAATGCTGCTTCTTCcacaggtggctcaggaaatttgaCATGTCCAGAAGGTAcctcaccaacttttatagaTTTATAAACTtatttatagatgcaccattgaaaatgtaatggcctggtatggcaactgctctgcccaggtcCATAAGAAACTACAGCAGGTTGTGTgcatagcccagaccatcatggaagccaaacTTCCATCCATGGATTATTTCCATGGCCCACTGTTGTGGAAAGGTTGCcaacaacatcaaagtcccatcATACCCCAGCAATACACTCTTAAAATCTCTTctttcaggcagaagatacagaagcttacaCACAGGTGGCAGCAGCAGGTTgcagaacagcttcttccctgccattattagacaAATGAATTGCACGTCCTGTGCGATGCAACCTGTTTGCCTATGTCCAATTTTTCTTTCACCCGATgatctgtatgccattgcttacTGTGATCTACCTATactcgtaaacaaagcttttcattgatTGCTTGTACTtaagtacatatgacaataaatcattctGAATAGataatggatgagttggactgaatggtctttcctgtgctgaacatctctatgactctgccccCTCCAAATAATTAATTATATATGTGTAATATATCCAAATTTGGTAAGGGTACAGAAAGAAGTAGGGAGGACATGTTGTGATAAGAACATAAGGATTgttaaggtgataggtcaaataAGTGAGCAAAAacttagcagatggagtttaatgcaagaaagtgtgaggtcatgcacattGGTAAGAAAAGTCTAAAGGTAGGCTGTTATTTATGTGGACAGAGTGTAAAAGAAGGGATCTGTGTGGTGTTGTGTATGAAACCCAAAACGTGTGCAAGTGCAGTAAGTAATTCAGAAGACAAATTAGAGTTTGTCTTCATTTCAAAGAGGTTGGATCTGAAACTAGGTATGTCTTTTACAATtctacagggtgctggtgaggctgcacttggagtattgtgtacagttttgatgcCCATATTGAAGACAGGACAACTGGTAATGGAAGCAGTTTAAAAGAGATTCACTAGGCTGATTTTGTTTTTCTGATAAAATAGTTAATTTCTAAAGAATGGATAAATAGAttatgtcatagagatgtacagcatggaaacagactcttcggtccaaccagtccatgctgaccagatatcccaacccaatttagtcccacctgccagcacctagcccatatgcctccaaacccttcctattcatatacccatccaaatgcctcttaaatgttgcaattgtaccagcctccaccactttctctggcagctcattctatacctgtaccactctctgtgaaaaagttgcctgttaggtcccttttatatctttcccctttcaccctaaacctatgccctctagttctggactccctgactccagggaaaagactttgccaatttaccgtatccatgcccctcataattttgtaaacctctacaaggtcacccctcagcctccgacgctccagggaaaacagccccagcctgttcagcctctccctgtagctcaaatcctccaaccctggcaacatccttcgaaatcttttctgagccctttcaagtttccgataggagggagatcagaattacacgtaatattccatcagtggcctaaccaatgtcctgtacagccacaacatgacctcccaactcctgtgctcaatactctgaccaataaagggaagcataccaaacgccgccttcactatcctatctacctgcaactccactttcaaggagctatgaacctgcactccaaggtctctttgttcagcaacacacactatgaccttatcattaagtgtgtaaatcctgcaaagatttgctttcccaaaatgcagcactttgca
The sequence above is drawn from the Chiloscyllium punctatum isolate Juve2018m chromosome 7, sChiPun1.3, whole genome shotgun sequence genome and encodes:
- the LOC140479687 gene encoding uncharacterized protein; amino-acid sequence: MQRHPGSQNQSQHCHQTSDKGGAIVIQNRTDYCKEVYRQLNNQEHDRQLPADPTKEHTHELDTLIRTLVPVPQSSLCALIPRTFHVGDFYCLPKIHKANTPGRPIVSGNGIQCENLSGYEEGILTPIVQGIPSFCRDIMDFLQKLSTHRPVEPGTFLVTMDVSALYTSIPHNDGIAATASELNMNNCQSPNTILQLIRFILDHNVFTFDNQFFIQAYGTAMGTKFAPQYANIFMHRFEQDFFSTQDLQPILYTRYIDDIFFLWTHDEEPLIKLH